A window of the Narcine bancroftii isolate sNarBan1 chromosome 4, sNarBan1.hap1, whole genome shotgun sequence genome harbors these coding sequences:
- the srrd gene encoding SRR1-like protein isoform X1 has translation MSACPVEEQWQTVSKGKGAKKKKGHARGRSIPREAEVLRVSAAGRIRQKIKEAQEELQSSEFWTICHKTVERAINKYHTAPPTIPLHHFLNVGTAEFLESRKDDADRCRTTMNLVCYGIGNFSNSVSSRYQLALLFLLLETLQISQLSCLLFDPLFTEWEKRFLKDCGLVVIEENEEGKRSINQPTLFYMIHCGKALYNNLLWKNWSPQQLANTIIIGNSFKGIEERLPTRVLQRDYMYISNILAVTEETAFPYSNRYLDIFNDTSIHQFPRAKLDSKPTEFWANAAEPTYQQCEDLEIIQNG, from the exons ATGTCCGCCTGCCCAGTCGAGGAGCAGTGGCAAACCGTCAGCAAGGGGAAGGGAGCGAAGAAAAAGAAAGGCCATGCCAGAGGCCGAAGCATTCCGCGGGAGGCCGAGGTGCTCAGGGTGTCCGCAGCGGGGCGAATCCGACAGAAAATAAAGGAGGCGCA AGAGGAATTACAAAGTTCGGAATTCTGGACCATTTGCCACA AAACGGTTGAAAGAGCTATAAATAAATATCACACAGCTCCACCGACAATTCCATTACATCACTTTCTGAATGTCGGAACTGCTGAATTCCTGGAGAGCAGAAAGGATGATGCAGATCGCTGTCGAACCACAATGAACTTGGTATGTTATGGGATTGGAAACTTTTCCAATTCTGTTTCATCGCGCTATCAGTTGGCCCTGTTGTTCCTACTGCTTGAAACTCTCCAG ATCTCTCAACTTAGCTGCCTTCTCTTTGATCCATTATTTACGGAATGGGAGAAGAGGTTCCTAAAGGATTGTGGATTAGTGGTGATTGAAGAAAACGAG GAAGGAAAGCGATCCATCAACCAACCAACTCTCTTCTACATGATTCATTGTGGAAAAGCTCTCTACAACAATCTGCTGTGGAAAAACTGGTCACCACAACAACTTGCCAATACCATTATCATTGGAAATAGTTTTAAGGGGATAGAGGAGAG ATTACCAACTCGGGTGCTGCAGAGGGACTACATGTACATTAGTAAC ATATTAGCAGTAACTGAAGAGACAGCATTTCCTTACAGCAATAGATACCTGGATATATTCAATGATACATCCATTCACCAGTTTCCCAGAGCAAAACTAGATTCAAAGCCTACAGAATTCTGGGCCAATGCAGCTGAACCAACATACCAGCAGTGTGAAGATTTGGAAATTATCCAGAATGGCTGA
- the srrd gene encoding SRR1-like protein isoform X3: MSACPVEEQWQTVSKGKGAKKKKGHARGRSIPREAEVLRVSAAGRIRQKIKEAQEELQSSEFWTICHKTVERAINKYHTAPPTIPLHHFLNVGTAEFLESRKDDADRCRTTMNLISQLSCLLFDPLFTEWEKRFLKDCGLVVIEENEEGKRSINQPTLFYMIHCGKALYNNLLWKNWSPQQLANTIIIGNSFKGIEERLPTRVLQRDYMYISNILAVTEETAFPYSNRYLDIFNDTSIHQFPRAKLDSKPTEFWANAAEPTYQQCEDLEIIQNG, translated from the exons ATGTCCGCCTGCCCAGTCGAGGAGCAGTGGCAAACCGTCAGCAAGGGGAAGGGAGCGAAGAAAAAGAAAGGCCATGCCAGAGGCCGAAGCATTCCGCGGGAGGCCGAGGTGCTCAGGGTGTCCGCAGCGGGGCGAATCCGACAGAAAATAAAGGAGGCGCA AGAGGAATTACAAAGTTCGGAATTCTGGACCATTTGCCACA AAACGGTTGAAAGAGCTATAAATAAATATCACACAGCTCCACCGACAATTCCATTACATCACTTTCTGAATGTCGGAACTGCTGAATTCCTGGAGAGCAGAAAGGATGATGCAGATCGCTGTCGAACCACAATGAACTTG ATCTCTCAACTTAGCTGCCTTCTCTTTGATCCATTATTTACGGAATGGGAGAAGAGGTTCCTAAAGGATTGTGGATTAGTGGTGATTGAAGAAAACGAG GAAGGAAAGCGATCCATCAACCAACCAACTCTCTTCTACATGATTCATTGTGGAAAAGCTCTCTACAACAATCTGCTGTGGAAAAACTGGTCACCACAACAACTTGCCAATACCATTATCATTGGAAATAGTTTTAAGGGGATAGAGGAGAG ATTACCAACTCGGGTGCTGCAGAGGGACTACATGTACATTAGTAAC ATATTAGCAGTAACTGAAGAGACAGCATTTCCTTACAGCAATAGATACCTGGATATATTCAATGATACATCCATTCACCAGTTTCCCAGAGCAAAACTAGATTCAAAGCCTACAGAATTCTGGGCCAATGCAGCTGAACCAACATACCAGCAGTGTGAAGATTTGGAAATTATCCAGAATGGCTGA
- the srrd gene encoding SRR1-like protein isoform X2, translated as MGSWWYAAFRSMVENTLYCAMLLTMSAMCGRREELQSSEFWTICHKTVERAINKYHTAPPTIPLHHFLNVGTAEFLESRKDDADRCRTTMNLVCYGIGNFSNSVSSRYQLALLFLLLETLQISQLSCLLFDPLFTEWEKRFLKDCGLVVIEENEEGKRSINQPTLFYMIHCGKALYNNLLWKNWSPQQLANTIIIGNSFKGIEERLPTRVLQRDYMYISNILAVTEETAFPYSNRYLDIFNDTSIHQFPRAKLDSKPTEFWANAAEPTYQQCEDLEIIQNG; from the exons atgggcagttggtggtatgctgccttcagatctatggtggagaacaccttatactgcgcaatgttgttgaccatgtctgctatgtgtGGCAGGAG AGAGGAATTACAAAGTTCGGAATTCTGGACCATTTGCCACA AAACGGTTGAAAGAGCTATAAATAAATATCACACAGCTCCACCGACAATTCCATTACATCACTTTCTGAATGTCGGAACTGCTGAATTCCTGGAGAGCAGAAAGGATGATGCAGATCGCTGTCGAACCACAATGAACTTGGTATGTTATGGGATTGGAAACTTTTCCAATTCTGTTTCATCGCGCTATCAGTTGGCCCTGTTGTTCCTACTGCTTGAAACTCTCCAG ATCTCTCAACTTAGCTGCCTTCTCTTTGATCCATTATTTACGGAATGGGAGAAGAGGTTCCTAAAGGATTGTGGATTAGTGGTGATTGAAGAAAACGAG GAAGGAAAGCGATCCATCAACCAACCAACTCTCTTCTACATGATTCATTGTGGAAAAGCTCTCTACAACAATCTGCTGTGGAAAAACTGGTCACCACAACAACTTGCCAATACCATTATCATTGGAAATAGTTTTAAGGGGATAGAGGAGAG ATTACCAACTCGGGTGCTGCAGAGGGACTACATGTACATTAGTAAC ATATTAGCAGTAACTGAAGAGACAGCATTTCCTTACAGCAATAGATACCTGGATATATTCAATGATACATCCATTCACCAGTTTCCCAGAGCAAAACTAGATTCAAAGCCTACAGAATTCTGGGCCAATGCAGCTGAACCAACATACCAGCAGTGTGAAGATTTGGAAATTATCCAGAATGGCTGA